The genomic window TATTATTAATGCCAATAAAGACATTGTCGATTTTATAGAAAACTCTCTTGCACAGAAAGGATTGCCAAGACATTTAAGAAACCTGGCCTTAATAGAATCTCATTTCAACAGGAATATCACTTCAGGAGCAGGAGCAGTGGGAGTCTGGCAATTAATGACGGCTCATGCCAATCAATACGGGCTTTCCGAACAAAACAGGAATGATATCTATAAAAGCACAAAAACGGCAGTGATATCCCTGTCTAATCTTTATAAAAAATATAACAACTGGGTGACTGTGGTGGCAGCCTACAATTGCGGAGAAGGAAATATTGCAAAAGCAATGTCTGCTGCAGGATCCAACCAGTATCATGTTTTTTATAAATTCTTGCCTAATGAAACCATTAATCATGTTAAAAAGTACCTGAATGCCTGCTATGCTACAAATGAGCTGCAAAGTGTATTGACGGATTACAATAATGCCCGTCTCAATGCCGTTTTCTTTACAAATGGCGGAAGCGGAAAAGATTTGGGATCTTTATCTGAGACTGAAATTAATGCGGGATTTAATTTAAAGATCATAGCAGATGAACTTAAAATTGACTTGAGTAAGATTCTGGCATGGAACCCCGGAATAGAAGAAGAGCTTCAAAATAAAGGAGAAAGTACTTTATATCTTCCGATGGACCTGATGCCTGATTTTCTTTTGCGAAAAAATAAAATCTTATCAAGATCTATCAAAGAAGTAAAATAAAAATTAATTGTTAATCAGTTTTTTCTGTTAAATCTGCTTTGGAAATTCCGGTCGTAGAAATACGACATGAAATCGTAGAATTACTACAAAATATAAAAAAGCCCTTTTGTAATTTTTTTATTGATGATTATGGTTCTATCTTTGAAATATCAAATCACCAAATCACGAAATATTAACGATTAAAATTTACAGATCATGGCACTAAATTCAAGAGGAATTCTAAAATTCAACGGAGGCGAAGGTCAAAAATTATTAAAGCTGAACTACAGCGTATCCAGATCTACAGACGTTTCAGGTAGAGTAGCTTCGGATCCTTCCAATGCAATCATTAAACTTACCGTGGAAGCAACAGAAAAATCTGATATCCTGGAAAGCTTACTGAACGGAAAATACAAGCCAACCAGCGGAGAAATTACCTTCAACAAATCTCATGAAGAAGGAACCCTGATTACTTTGAACTGGGAGAACGGATATGTTATTCAGCACGAAGTAGACTTTGATGCGGTAGACGAAAATTCTATGTATGTAAGCTTCATCGTAAGTGCAGAGAAGATCAATTATGGTAATTCTGCTTATGAAGGACTTTGGCCATCAAGCTAAAAATCAACTAATCAACTAAAAATTAAACTGAAACAGGATAGTCTGCGAAAACAAGCAGATTATTCTGTTTTCATGCTATAAAGATGTTTCGAAGCTGATGAAAGAATGTAAAGCATCTTGTGATTTTTAGTAATTCAATTCATGACTATTTAAAATAATCCATTTTGGTGTGATATATGCTGTTGAAAATTAAATAGAAAGGAATTCAAAAATTAACCAAATAAAACACAAAATATTATGTTTCAGGATAGTAAAACAACTAAAACACAGCATAATGTTGTAAAACAGGAGAAGTTTTTAGATAAAACTGAAAAGAATATACAGAATATTAAAAAAAATGCTCTGAAAAAAACGGATTCGAAAGTGAGCGCCATGAAGAATCTGGCTACGACTTCAGGTCTGCCTTCAGCAGAACAAAAGATATGGACTCAGCAACCGACTTCCAAAATACACAATGCAGCTGCGATTCCGACAAGTGAAATTCTGGGAATCAATCGTGTAGTAAAGCTCGATATTGTTATAGAAGGAAAAGAAATACAACATTTTAAGCATTTTAAACTAACACAGAGTGCAGTTAAGCATCACGAATTTTCACTTACCCTGTCCCATGATACATTAGGAAGCGCAGAGAACCATAATCTGGAAGAAGCTCAAAACTTTCTGGGAAAGAGAATTACGGTTATTTTCAAATATAAAGATGTCATAGAAGGACCGGAACGCAACTTTGTAGGAGTAATTACAGAAGTAGGATTCAGCCAGGAAAAAGGAAGTCTTGGTGATATTGTTCTCACAGGATACAGCCCTACCATTCTTTTGGATGTAGCTCCCAATATACAGAGTTTCGGCGGACCTCAGGAAGTAAGCCTGAATAGTATTGCAGACCAGGTGATCAAAGAAGGTCTTGGACAAAATAAATACGATTACAGAGTAGATTCCAAATATGGGAACGTGACTTACAGTTCCCAGTATGAAGAAACCCATTATAATTATTTGGCAAGAATGGCGGAAGCTTATGGAGAACAGTTTTTTTATGACGGAGAAGTTCTTCATTTTGGTAAACTTCCACCTCAGGAAAAACCTGTAAAACTTACTTACGGAAGCAGTGTGAATGATGTTAAAATTAAAATGAAGGCACAGCACGTTCATCCTACTTTTTACGGATACAACAGCAGTAAGAACGAAAAACTGACCACAGGAAATTCTACAATTAAGCATACCTCTGATATTGCCAAACGCGCTTACGAAATCTCGGAAAAAACCTTTCAGACTCCTTCATTAAGAGTAGCTCCTATTAAAGCCGTATCTTTTATGGATATTGATGCCTCTCAAAAGGGTACGGCAGGAAGTAAAGCATCTGAAGTTTTCGTTACCTCAGCAACCACAACGGTTCCATTCTTATATCCGGGTTGTATTGCAGATATAGAGATGCGAAAAACCGATACCAACGATACTTCATATTTCACAAAATTAATGATTACGAAGGTCGTTCATGAAGTGGATGCAAGAGGATATTATGACGGACATTTCGAAGCTATTGCCGCTGATACAGGATATATTCCTCGTCCTGAATTTCATCTTCCGAAGGCAGAACCCCAGTTTGCTAAAGTGATTTCCAATACAGATCCTTTAAATCAGGGAAGAGTACAGGTACAATTCGATTGGCAAAACGGAAACTCAACCACAGAATTTATCCGTGTCATGTCTCCTGATGCCGGAAGCAGCGATAAAGTAAATAAAAACCGTGGTTTTATGTCTGTTCCGGAAGTAGGTGATCAGGTAATCGTGAGTTTTGTTCACCAGCATCCGGATCGTCCGTTTGTGATGGGAGGGATGTTTCACGGGGGTATTGGTACAGGTGGAGGAGTAGGAAATAATATCATGAGTTTCAGCGGAAGGAGTGGTGCCGAATTAAAATATGACAACGGAGCCGGCTCAATGAATCTTAAAGATCAGGGAGGTGCCAATATGTTTTTTGATGGAGCGGGAAATGTAGTGCATAATGCCAATAATGATAGTACCAAAACTGTTGGTAATAATAAAACGGATAAAATTGGAAACAATAAAAAACTTGAAGTCGGGTGCGATCATATTGCAGATGTTGGAAATAAACATCAGGTAGATGTAGGTAAAAAAAGTATATTCACTATGGATAGTGCCGGAGTTATTGATTTAACCGGAGCACAAAAAATTACTATTAAAGTGGGAAGCAGTGAGATTGTAATTACCGGGAGTAAAATTTCAATCACAAGTACTGAAGTTGATATCAAAGCAGGAAGTGCAACAGCTAATTTTAAAGGAAAAACTGCGATTACCGGAAAACCTGTAGATATAAACTAATGAAGGAATTGATAAGATATAAAATTCAAAGAGAGGATACATTAGAATCAATAGCAGCAAAACATGGTTTATCTATTAAAGAGCTGGTAACCTTTCATAATCAAAGCTGTGGAGTAACAGAAACTATTTTGAATGACTATTTGCCATTACATTTAGAACATATATTTCTAGAAATAAAGACGGAGGAAAAACAGCAAAAATCAAATAATACTACCACTAGTAATAAGGCAAGATATAGAGCAGAGCAGACAGTTATAACCAAGATTAATGGTATTATTCAAAATCATGCAGATACCAAAAGAGAATTTTTCGTTATAAAAGAATATAATAATAGCAAGTTATTAATAAAAACCGCCTTAGTTGAAAACATTATAAAAATAAATCCTATGGCTTTGCAGGATGCAATGAATATTATCTGTGAAGTTGATTTATTAAAGTGTGATGCTATCTTAGAACCTGATCTAAAGACTGGAAAAATTAAAAAAGTCCGCAACCATGATGAGATTATTAAAAGATGGAAGAAATATAGAAATAATTTAGAATCTAAGTTTGGCTTTATTCGCTCTGATACGACCAAGAATGATTTCAAACGTTTTATTGATGCATCTGAAAATGTAATTATTAATGAAGAAAATTTAAAAACCGATTTTAACGCAAAACTTTTTTTTGATTTATTTTTTGATAAATATTTAGTTTCTAAAGATAATTTGTTTGACTCATTTAACAAAAAATTAAATTCCCAATTATTGGAGAATATACCAGTGGAATTAAAGTTCAGACAAGATATTCTTTCCGAAACGGAAGATACTGTTACAGTAAGAAAAGTAGGGGAACTTAATAAAAACAGTTTAAATATTGACGGACTAAAAAAATCGTATGAAGAAAGATACTTGCCAATAGTGGGATATAAATTTTCAGAATATAATTTTAGTATGCGTGAACATACAATTTTAGACGTAACGAATCAATGGATTGAAGATTCTGAAGTAACAATTATTGAAGAAGTTAAAAATAATGTACAGATATTGATAAGTTATAAACTTAAAAAAATAGAAACATAATGGCAGAGTCTTTCGTACCACAGGAAACTACAGTAGTATGTACTAATATGACCAACGGGGCTCCTCAAAAGCTAGGTATGTATGAACGTACATCAATTACAATATACAGATCAAAAGAGCAACCTTTACTTAATAAACTGGATAGGAAACTTTCTGGTTCATTCCAATGTAAAACTTCAATGAAGTTTTGGGGAGGCCTGCAGGTATTATGTGCTGTTTTGGCAGTAGGAGCTTTGGCTATTGCTACTGTTGCTACCGGAGGAGCTGCACTTGCATTGGTTGCAGCGGTGGTTGCAGTTACAGCAGCTACCGCGAGTGTAGGTTCTGGAATTGTAGCAATTTATAAAGCTGCTCATGATTGTGATGCTACGTTAACATCCAATTGGGAAGAATTTCATAAAATAGTAAATATTGAAAAGTCCAATGCGTTATTGAATAAATCCTTCATGAGCTGCAGTAAAGGAGGAATTGTTACCATTATTATGGATCCTGTATTAGCACAAGAAGCTGCTACTCAGATCAGTGACGGTAACAATAAAGAAGTGCTTGCTCATTTTGGAGCACAGGCTGTAATGGGAGTAATAACAGTAGCTACAACCTTTTCCCCCATAGGAATTTTAGTAGGAGCACCATTGGCTGTATATAATTACTGGAATGGTGAGAGTGATAAGCAGAAAATAAGAGATGCTAATACAAAACTAAGATTTACAAGTCAGGCACAAAATAATAAATCTCTTTTGGAACAAGGTTGGGATGCTACAAAACAGGAAGGTGTAAATGGAGTTATAGGAACACCGGGTGCTTTGGTAGAGGAAGGAATAACGGTTACAGCAAGGAATCAGGCTTTATTGAGACAAGCTCAGCAATATGGTATGGAAGCAATAGAAAGGCAGGCTGCTGGTAGAGTTGCTTCTGCTGAATCTGCTAGATTAGCACAGGATATTTTAATGAGGTCTCAATCTACTGCATTTAATTGGAAAGGATTAGGCGGAGGGCTGGTAAAAGGTTTTATTGGAGGAATGATTAACTTTGGAATTGATTATTCTGTAGATCAATATGAAGAAAGTAAAAATAATGAAAGTATAGATATAGCATTATCAGCGGATGATGTTAATGCAGCTGGAGACAAAAACGATAAAGGTGGGATTAATATAATTGCACAAGAAGGATAATAATATGAAAAATCAATTTTTACAGGTAATAGGATATGCAATAGGTGTATTAGTTTTAGTTCCATTAGCCATTTATTTAATTAATATTTTCTTTTTCAAATCTCCAATAGTTACAGATAAAGAAATTAATCGTTTTATTGATAATTCTATAAATACAGAAATTGTTGTTTGGTTTGATAGACCTCTTACTATTAGTGAAAAACATTTAGGAAGACATTCGAAAACAGCTTCTACATTTTTAAGCAGAAATGGATCGGGAAATTATAATTATACTTCTTATACTTTTTATGATAAAGCAAGTAAAAAATATTTTTCTCTTTTACAATTGGTTGAAAGTGGATATATATTTAGAAACATTAAACAAGCAGATATTTTGAATATAAAAATAAATAAATACTTTTTGAAAAATGAAGACTATGGGACATTACAAAACCCAATTCCAATTTTGTATTATGCAGGAATAGAAGAAGCAATAAGAACGCCTAAAGTGCAGACACAATTTAAAGAAGGTGTACTATCCGCAGAAGAACAATTCGGTATAGATAAGAATAATGATTTTGATCTTGTATATATGGAGAGGGTATATAAAGCATCTGTTTTTAAATATCTTACATTTATAATTCCTAGAAAGGATTATAAAAAGATGTTTCCAAAATGAAAAATCAATTTTTACAGGCAATAGATATAGTAGTTTTAGTTCCATTAGCCATTTATTTACACAATATTTTCTTTTTTTAAGTTATAATTTTATCGGAAATCTCGTTGTTTAATGAAAAAATATATCACTATCCTATTAGGAGTTATCGGATTATTAGGAATTGTGGCTATTGCAAAAAATAAAATTTTTACAAGCCCTAATGATGATGTATATAATAAAGGCTGGACAGAATATCAAAATGGAGAATTTCAAAAATCAATTGGTACTCTTTCAAAATTAGATATTAATAAATATCCTAAAGTTTCTATGGCTTTGGGAGATAGTTATTTCGAAATAGCAAGATTATAAAAATGCTGAGAAATATCTGAAAATTTCTTATGATAAGAAGCTGTTTAAAAATAATGATGAAAAAAATAATGACCAATATGTTAGGTATTTGCAATATTGAATTAAAGAACTTTAAAGATGCCAGATCTTATCTTGAAGAATCCGATAGGTGGGTAACCCGAATAGCAAAAGAAATTTATATATTTTGGATTCTTTGGAACAGAATACTAAGTAAAAGAAAACAAAACTGTATTTAAAAAAAGTAAGAACATTAGGGTACAATACCTCTATCAATTTTAAAATTCTTGATTCCATTCAACAATCACGAAAAATATAAAAAAAAGACCTCAACTGAGGTCTTTTTTTAGCTTCCGAATAAAGCTTCTTTTATTTCCGGATACCTAAGGAAAAACACTTTTTTCTTATATTTGTTCTTTATGGAAAATATGGACGCAACTCAAGATAAAAGGTTATTTCTCATCGATGCCTATGCAATGATTTTTAGAGGATATTATGCATTGATCAGAAATCCGAGGCTTACAAGTAAAGGATTAGACACTTCTGCTATTTTCGGTTTTACCAACTCTTTAATAGAGCTGATCAGAAGAGAAAAGCCGACTCATTTGGCAGTGGTTTTTGATGTAGGAAGAGCAAGCGTAAGAACTGATGATTTTGCAGATTATAAAGCCAACAGAAGCGAAACTCCGGAAGCCATTAAAATTGCAGTTCCATACATTCATAAAATTCTGGAAGCCATGCATATTCCAATTTTGGGAGTGGAAGGATATGAAGCCGATGACGTGATAGGAACCATTGCCTGTAAAGCAGAAAAAGAAGGTTACACCACCTTTATGGTGACACCTGATAAAGATTTTGCACAATTGGTTACCGATAAAATTAAAATATATAAACCCGGATTAAAAGGGGGAGATGTTGAAATTTTAGGAGTGGAAGAAGTCAAAGCAAAATATGAAATCGAAGATCCGAAGCAGGTGATCGACTATCTTGCTATGATGGGGGATGCAGTCGATAATATTCCGGGATTGGAAGGAGTAGGTGAAAAAACAGCGATGAAATTCCTGAAGGAATTCGGAAGCATTGAAAATCTTTTAGCCAATACCGACCAATTAAAAGGGAAATTAAAAGAAAAAGTAGAAGCTTCGGCAGAACGAGGAATTCTATCAAAAAAATTGGCAACCATTATCTGTGATGCGCCTATTGAATTCCACCAGGAACAATACGATCTGGAAACACCCGATTTTGAAAAAGTAAAAGAAGTTTTCGACGAAATCGAATTCAGAAGACTATACGAAAATCTTTACCGTGCTTTTGCTCCTGCAACGATTACAACGACTATTGTTGCTGAGGTCGAAGTGACCGTAACGGAAACTACACCGCAACAAAAAGTGGCACAGGCAGTAGGTCAACTAGACTTATTTGCAACGTATGAAGAATTAGAACAGGCGACTTCCACAAAATCTACCATCGAGCAGAACGATCATTTGTATCAATTCGTAAATAATCCGAAAGCGCAGAAGATGTTAGTAGATAATTTATTGAAGCAACAGGTAGTTTGTTTCGATACAGAAACAACTTCCTTGAATGAATTGGAAGCCGAACTGGTAGGGATGAGTTTTTCTTATAAAAAAGGATTGGCATATTATATTCCTTTGTCCGAAAACAGAGATGAGGTTTTACAAACGCTAGAAATTTTCAGACCTTTCTTCGAAAAGGAAGACTTGGTAAAAGTTGCCCATAATTTAAAATTCGATTATAAAATTCTTAAACAGTACGATATTACCGTAAAAGGAGCCATGTTCGATACGATGATCGCGCATTACCTTCTCAATCCGGACGGAAGACACGGAATGGATTATCTTTCAGAAGTGTACCTGAATTATAAACCGGTGTCAATAGAAACGATTATCGGTAAAAAGGGAAAAAATCAGGGTAATTTCAGAGATGCAGACGTAAGAACTCAGACCGATTATGCTGCAGAAGATGCTGATGTAACTTTTCAATTGTATGAGTTGTTTGCCCCTCAATTAAAAAAGGAAAACCTGGAAGAATTATTCTTCAGCATAGAAATGCCATTGATGGAAGTCTTGGCAAAAATGGAATTGGCAGGAATTTCTCTGGATGAAAAATGGCTGGCTCAGGAAAGTATCGATTTAGAGAATGATTTAAAGCAATTAGAATCAAAAATATTTGAACTTTCAGGAGAGGAATTTAATATGAATTCTCCAAGACAGTTAGGAGATATCTTATTTGAAAAAATGCAGCTTGATCCGAAAGCTAAAAAGACAAAAACAGGTCAGTATGCTACTTCCGAAGATGTTCTTCAAAAATTGGCTTCAAAACATGAAATTATCCAGCATATTCTGGAGTACAGGACCTACCAGAAATTAAAATCGACTTATGTGGATGCATTGCCGTCACAGATTGAAAAAACAGATAACCGCGTTCATACCAACTTTTCACAGACTACGGCAGCAACAGGCCGTTTGGCGAGTGTAAACCCGAATTTGCAGAATATTCCGATCAGAACTTTGAGAGGTCAGCAAATTCGTGGAGCTTTTGTTTCCGGAGAAGGGAAAAAGATTATTTCTGCCGATTATTCACAAATTGAATTACGTTTAATTGCTGAAATTTCAGGAGAGGATAATATGATCAAAGCGTTCCAGAATGGTGAAGATATCCACGCTTCTACAGCGGCGAAATTGTTTAAGATTCCGTTGGAAGAAGTTTCAAAAACGCAGAGAAGTCAGGCAAAAACAGTCAACTTCGGGATTATTTACGGACAAGGAGCTTTTGCATTGGCGGAACAAACCGGTTTATCCAGAACGGAAGCCAAACAAATGATCGAAGCATATTTTGAGACGTATCCAAAGCTGAAACAATATATGGCTGAACAGGTCAACAAAGCCCGTGAAACCGGCTATGTGGAAACTATTTTAGGAAGAAAACGTCATTTAAAGGATATTAATTCCAACAACTTTGTCGTTCGTGGTCATGCCGAAAGAAATGCGGTCAATGCTCCGGTTCAGGGAAGCGCGGCAGATGTGGTGAAAATGGCAATGATAAAAATTCAGAAAGAGCTGGAAAAAGAAAAACTTCAGACCAAAATGTTACTTCAGGTGCATGACGAATTGGTGTTTGAAGCACCAATTGATGAAATTGAAGTCGCTACGAATATTATCAAAATGGAAATGGAAAACGCCATAGAAACACAGGTTCCGTTATTGGTAGAAGTTGGTGTTGGAAATAACTGGCTGGAAGCACATTAATTTACTTTAAAAAACATATAAAAATCCCTGAAATTATTCATTCAGGGATTTTTTATTGAAAAGGGTTAACATCAATACTATGTCGTAGGATAAGGAATTGCCGTATCTTTCTCTATAGGATTATAATATTGCTTGATCATATTTTGAAGATGTTTCTTTTTTTGATCAAGCTGATCCTGAGTGGTTATCTTTTCCCCTGAAATAATAACGGTTCCGCCATTTTTTAAGCTGTTACTCATATCTTTTACAGGATCAGCGTAATAATCAAGTTTTACCTTATGATATTGCTTAAGGCTTACTGGAATTGGCTTATTACCGTAATGAGTTTCTAAGAAGTTAAGCGTAGAATACGTTTCCGGAATATTGGTATTTTTTATAAGTTTATATTTAAAATCATTATTTACATCCGAAAGTTCAAAAATAAGTCCTGGTAATCCCTTAAACTTATAAGGTCCTTCCTGTAAAGGGATTTCTGCAGAAAACCATGCCGTCCATTCCCTTCCTCCGAAATTTGTGGTAGCTTTTTGCAGAATATATTGATCTGCTTTTTTTGTTTCAGTACCGATTTTCCAGTTCATTTTATCAGTAGAGTTGATGACGAAATAGTCGTACATATTATCATGAAAAGACTGGTTGTCGAATGAATTGGCTTTCCGGATAATTAATTGATCACTCAATGTATTGGCTTGCCAGTTTTGTCCGGTTTTCTTACTGATAGAATCCATTTCAAGAAATTTGTAATCATAGAATTTTACAAAATCTTTGTCGATATCCAAAACCATATTCATTTTTTTCTCTTTTCCATTGAGCATGATTCCCAATTCATAAATAAATCTCTGGGTTTGAGAAAACACAGTGGTAAAGAGCAGTAAAAGAAATACTGCTAATATTTTTTTCATATATAATATTTTGATTTTGGTGTATTAATTAGTATGCAAACTCTATTCCGCCCAAATACACTAAAGAAAAATCATCATTTTCAATAGATGCCGGTTTAGGAATTTGTCCCTGGCTTACAAAGAGTAAAGAATTGATGTCAAATTTCAGGTTCATTTCATTGATTCTCTGAACCAATACAGGAAGCCAGTCTTCTGCAAAAGAAAAGTCTGCAAACTTCTCGAAAAGCCCCATATGGGAATCATCAAAACCATATTCAATTAAATCCTGATCAAACCAGATGGTACTTTGTGACTCGGCAAATTTTGAAACAAAAACATCATCAGAATCTTCTTCCAGATAAAAGTTTTCATCCTCTTCTACAAAATTGTAAAAATCGTCTTCATTATTGAAATTCCCTACCCAAAAATCTAATACTTCTGTATTCATTTATCTAAATTTTACTTTAAAAACCAAAGGTATGATAATAAATATTGTATGCAAAGTAATCTTTGAAGTCATTTAAAAGTTTGATTTAGATAGGTGATTATAACAAAACCCTTTTCCCCGATTCACTTTCCCTGATTGTCTTTTCCAATCTCGATAACCTCGTTTTCTCCTGTTTTGCCCGCATAATCCAATGAAGCATTACTTTTTTATAAGACGGAGCCTGGTTATTAAAAAATTCCCAGGCTTTTTTATTGGCTTTAAATTGTTTTTCAAATTCAGGATCCAGGGTTGCCAATTCTTTTTCGTGAGAGTAAATGGCAGATTTTTCTTCTTTTCTTAATTCAAAAGCTTTCAAACCAGCAGGAGTCATTAAGCCAGCTTTCGTGAGATCATCCATTTTTTTAATATTAATAGCACTCCAAATACTTGTAGGTTTTCGGGGAGTGAAACGGATGCTGTAACTTTCATTGTCAATCGATTTTCTAACCCCGTCAATCCAGCCAAAACACAATGCCTGATCCACAGATTCAGACCAGGTCATAGAAGGTTTTTTTGTTCCGACCTTGAAAAATCCAACGAGAAGTTCTTTTTTGTTTTGATGGTTTTTCTCAAGCCAGTTTCGGAAATCCTGTGGTGTTGGGAAGAATGTTGCTGACATTTTTATGGATTATATGTATAAATTTTCTTTTTCTGAATAAAAAAATATGAAAAGGGTGTGGGGCATTTCGTTTCTTATGATTTTAAGATGTAATTTATGCTATGATATTATTGTTTAATACTTGTTCAAGATCTCCATATTGCAATAAATCTTTAATTGTTGCTTCAATACAATCCCTTGTAAGCTGTTTTACAAATAAATCGGGAGGTAAGATATATAAATCATTATTTTTAAGCGTTTTTTCCTTATTTAAATTGTCTTCTATTATCGTTTTGAAATAATCAAAAGTCCATATATTCAAACCGTATTGTTTACCGTCTTCAAAATTAATATGGATATTACAATAATCATTATAAATGTCCCAGCTTTCTGGTTCCACTTCCTCAAATTCTAACCAAAGACTAAATTTTGGAGTATTTAAAAATTTATTTGACATATTCATTATTCTTGATTAAATATAAAAAAAATACAATCATGACAATAGACGTAATATTCAGGAAATTTTCAGAGGTTCTTTTTTGATTCCTTACATTTGTAGACATTCTTATTTTTAAGGATGAAAATGAGTTAATTTATGACCGAAAGTAAATACAAGGAAACAATTCA from Chryseobacterium camelliae includes these protein-coding regions:
- a CDS encoding GLPGLI family protein → MKKILAVFLLLLFTTVFSQTQRFIYELGIMLNGKEKKMNMVLDIDKDFVKFYDYKFLEMDSISKKTGQNWQANTLSDQLIIRKANSFDNQSFHDNMYDYFVINSTDKMNWKIGTETKKADQYILQKATTNFGGREWTAWFSAEIPLQEGPYKFKGLPGLIFELSDVNNDFKYKLIKNTNIPETYSTLNFLETHYGNKPIPVSLKQYHKVKLDYYADPVKDMSNSLKNGGTVIISGEKITTQDQLDQKKKHLQNMIKQYYNPIEKDTAIPYPTT
- a CDS encoding immunity 22 family protein; amino-acid sequence: MNTEVLDFWVGNFNNEDDFYNFVEEDENFYLEEDSDDVFVSKFAESQSTIWFDQDLIEYGFDDSHMGLFEKFADFSFAEDWLPVLVQRINEMNLKFDINSLLFVSQGQIPKPASIENDDFSLVYLGGIEFAY
- a CDS encoding YdeI/OmpD-associated family protein — protein: MSATFFPTPQDFRNWLEKNHQNKKELLVGFFKVGTKKPSMTWSESVDQALCFGWIDGVRKSIDNESYSIRFTPRKPTSIWSAINIKKMDDLTKAGLMTPAGLKAFELRKEEKSAIYSHEKELATLDPEFEKQFKANKKAWEFFNNQAPSYKKVMLHWIMRAKQEKTRLSRLEKTIRESESGKRVLL